One window of Trichoderma breve strain T069 chromosome 3, whole genome shotgun sequence genomic DNA carries:
- a CDS encoding succinate dehydrogenase/Fumarate reductase transmembrane subunit domain-containing protein, whose amino-acid sequence MIAHRLGLAAVRSATKPNVFSQNIPRMVLASAMSTSQARPVSTQKLSREEGQQVLVNQRLNRPVSPNLGIYKIEQTWFGASAWTRITGCVLSGAAYVYFTAYLASPLLGLHFESAALASGFAALPFVVKGAIKFALAFPFTFHFINGIKHLVYDLGIGFAKSQIKRGEAALWISSFIGGGYLAFGL is encoded by the exons ATGATCGCCCACCGGCTCGGCCTCGCTGCCGTGCGCAGCGCGACGAAGCCCAATGTCTTCAGCCAGAACATCCCGCGCATGGTCCTCGCCTCTGCCATGTCAACCTCTCAG GCCCGACCTGTATCGACCCAGAAGCTCTCCCGGGAGGAAGGCCAGCAAGTCCTCGTCAACCAGCGCCTGAACCGCCCCGTCTCCCCCAACCTAGGCATCTATAAAATAGAGCAAACCTGGTTCGGCGCCTCCGCCTGGACCCGTATCACCGGCTGCGTGCTCTCTGGCGCCGCCTACGTCTACTTCACCGCATACCTCGCCTCCCCTCTCCTGGGCCTCCACTTCGAGAGCGCCGCGCTGGCTTCCGGCTTCGCTGCCCTGCCCTTTGTTGTTAAGGGCGCCATTAAGTTCGCTCTTGCTTTCCCCTTCACTTTCCACTTCATCAACGGCATTAAGCACCTGGTCTACGACTTGGGTATTGGATTTGCCAAGAGCCAGATTAAGAGGGGAGAGGCTGCTCTGTGGATATCGAGCTTTATCGGTGGTGGCTACCTGGCTTTTGGCTTGTAA
- a CDS encoding enoyl-(Acyl carrier protein) reductase domain-containing protein yields MSVPESKYLSAIWRDNIFKDKVIFVTGGAGTICSMQTRAMVRLGANACILGRNASKTEAAAKDIATARPGAKVIGIGECDVRKIESLEAAAARCVKELGGIDYVIAGAAGNFVASIDKISSNAFKTVMDIDVIGTYNTIKATIPYLLQSSTPRIIAVSATFHYTGMPFQSHVSAAKAAVDSLIANVALEYGPRGVVANVIAPGPIADTEGMARLASSRPEEIAKFAKTIPSGRYGTVKDIADATVFLFSDASSYINGQIIPVDGASWRRQGAYTVGVDAGVEYPDFLKSEQISEGLKGGKKDKSKL; encoded by the exons ATGTCGGTCCCCGAATCCAAATACTTGAGCGCCATATGGCGAGACAACATCTTTA AGGACAAGgtcatcttcgtcaccgGCGGCGCAGGCACCATCTGCAGCATGCAGACCAGAGCAATGGTCCGACTCGGAGCGAACGCCTGTATCCTGGGCCGAAACGCCAGCAAGACGGAGGCTGCGGCCAAGGACATTGCAACAGCTCGGCCGGGTGCCAAGGTCATTGGCATTGGAGAATGCGACGTGCGCAAG ATTGAGAGTCTCGAGGCTGCGGCCGCGCGATGCGTCAAGGAGCTTGGAGGCATTGACTATGTAAT TGCTGGTGCGGCAGGCAACTTTGTCGCCTCCATCGACAAAATCAGCTCCAACGCCTTCAAGACAGTCATGGACATTGACGTGATCGGCACTTACAACACCATCAAGGCCACGATCCCTTACCTCCTCCAGAGCTCGACCCCccgcatcatcgccgtctCAGCCACCTTCCACTACACCGGCATGCCCTTCCAGTCGCACGTCTccgccgccaaagccgccgTGGACTCACTCATCGCCAACGTTGCGCTCGAGTACGGCCCCCGTGGTGTAGTCGCCAACGTCATCGCCCCCGGCCCCATCGCCGACACCGAGGGCATGGCCCGCCTGGCGAGCAGCAGGCCagaggagattgccaagtTCGCAAAGACGATCCCCTCTGGACGATACGGCACAGTCAAAGACATTGCGGACGCGACGGTGTTCCTCTTTAGCGATGCTTCCAGCTACATCAATGGTCAGATCATCCCCGTGGACGGTGCTTCGTGGAGGAGGCAGGGAGCCTATACGGTTGGTGTGGATGCAGGTGTTGAATACCCTGACTTTCTCAAGTCGGAACAGATCTCCGAGGGTCTGAAGGGAGGAAAGAAGGACAAGTCCAAGCTTTAA
- a CDS encoding major facilitator superfamily domain-containing protein, with product MAFGILEPSQGGKVPGTTHFYDDPSQPQAATEQDTIRLKCDTSGKTPIILVPQPSDDPNDPLNWPLWKRDLITFTLCWAGVLATSLGPILAANTVTLSRLLTKTFTKVALLTGYFLLGAGAAAIFFVPSARVWGKRHLFLLGILIIIASSAWAGSTGTNYGSLLGARVLQGVGTAPYESLLNAAVGDMYFVHQRGVRMAFTNLAIFGGAFFTPILVGKITASLGWKWSFYFVSIFMAATLPAVFLLCPETAYRRDIKLNTDVNAEAEEEIKLQPRVATTSNPPSDEEELSKQRTGFVLFPTSRALQPLGNARTPKKSFVESLSLFDGAKTDERYWVLLLRPFPLILNPAFIWGCLIQGTMIGWTVFIGVLVAAIFIGPPYFWGEVPAGYAYTGAFVGALCGFAISGLLADSSVKYLTRKNHGVYEPEFRILLVIPMLIIGGIGLFGFALTAGNVISGEFSYIVPLVFFGFEVAGMVIGAVASSLYIVDAYRDLTIEGFTLMIIFKNIFSFILTFFAYDWLIKGGIKHTLIAISIVQVVVCLISIPMYVFGKRCRAFYHRHDLLALTGLQ from the exons ATGGCGTTTGGCATCCTCGAGCCCAGCCAGGGGGGGAAAGTTCCAG GCACAACCCATTTCTACGATGATCCTTCTCAGCCCCAGGCGGCGACGGAGCAGGACACGATCAGGCTCAAGTGCGACACCAGCGGCAAGACGCCCATCATCCTC GTTCCTCAGCCTTCAGACGACCCCAACGATCCGCTCAACTGGCCTCTATGGAAGCGCGATCTCATCACCTTCACCCTCTGCTGGGCCGGCGTCCTCGCCACGTCCCTCGGCCCCATCCTGGCCGCAAACACCGTCACGCTCTCCCGTCTCCTCACAAAGACGTTTACCAAAGTCGCCCTCCTGACGGGTTACTTTCTCCTCGGtgccggcgctgctgccatcttcttcgtccccTCTGCCCGCGTCTGGGGCAAGcgccatctcttcctcctcgggatcctcatcatcatcgcctcgAGTGCCTGGGCCGGGTCCACGGGGACAAATTACGGCAGCTTGCTCGGCGCTCGAGTCCTTCAGGGCGTCGGCACCGCTCCCTATGAAAGCCTGCTCAATGCCGCCGTTGGCGACATGTACTTTGTCCACCAGCGAGGAGTGCGCATGGCCTTTACGAACTTGGCAATCTTTGGAGGCGCCTTCTTCACTCCTATCCTGGTCGGAAAGATTACGGCATCGTTGGGCTGGAAGTGGAGCTTCTACTttgtctccatcttcatggcTGCCACGCTTCCCGCcgtctttttgctttgcccTGAGACTGCGTATCGCCGAGACATCAAGCTCAACACGGACGTCAAcgcagaggccgaggaggagattaAGCTCCAGCCGCGCGTCGCGACAACCAGCAATCCGCCGTCGGATGAGGAAGAGCTATCAAAGCAACGCACAggcttcgtcctcttccCAACCTCGAGAGCACTCCAGCCCCTTGGAAATGCCAGGACCCCCAAGAAATCATTCGTCGAATCTCTGTCCCTGTTCGATGGTGCCAAGACAGATGAACGCTACtgggtgctgctgctccggccATTCCCCCTTATCCTCAACCCTGCCTTCATCTGGGGCTGCCTCATCCAGGGAACCATGATTGGGTGGACCGTCTTCATTGGCGTTctcgtcgccgccatcttcatcggccCGCCCTACTTCTGGGGCGAGGTCCCGGCCGGCTACGCCTACACGGGAGCCTTTGTCGGCGCCCTCTGCGGCTTCGCCATCTCCGGCCTCCTTGCCGACTCCAGCGTCAAGTATCTCACCAGGAAGAACCACGGTGTCTATGAGCCCGAGTTTCGAATCCTGCTGGTCATCCCGatgctcatcatcggcggcatTGGCTTGTTTGGGTTCGCATTGACGGCCGGCAACGTCATTTCCGGCGAGTTCAGCTACATTGTGccgctcgtcttcttcggcttcgaggTCGCTGGCATGGTGATTGGTGCTGTGGCAAGCTCCTTGTATATTGTCGATGCTTATA GAGACCTCACCATCGAAGGCTTCACCCTCATGATCATCTTCAAAAACATCTTTAGCTTCATCCTGACGTTTTTCGCCTATGACTGGCTCATCAAGGGCGGTATAAAGCACACCTTGATTGCCATTTCCATCGTCCAGGTCGTCGTATgcctcatcagcatcccCATGT ATGTGTTCGGTAAGCGCTGTCGAGCGTTTTACCACCGCCATGATTTGCTGGCTTTGACTGGCTTGCAATGA
- a CDS encoding ankyrin repeats (3 copies) domain-containing protein: protein MSKRDFECADNQEPGLGGRARRGSDHAAAPLRKLKPDEYTVGWICAIKVEYVAAQEFLDEEHEGLEYVPPHDNNNYALGSIGKHNVVIATLPLGEYGISSAATVARDMMHSFQNVRIGLMVGIGGGAPSKRHDIRLGDIVVSAPRNGNGGLLQYDFGKNIQGQDFLATGFLNQPPVVLRTALAGIQAQYERKGHRIEEAVNSVLENNKRLRRQYKKPDQSSDRLYPTGVVHPSTKESCIVTCDESELITRPERDEDEDSPAIHYGLIASANQLMKNALLRDKLAAEKDVLCFEMEAAGLMNHFPCLVIRGICDYSDSHKNKEWQGYAAMVAAAYAKDLLYRIAPSSITAEKRIIDILSDVQETVNGMEKNVHKLIHKQYSQEHRAILDWLTPIDYAPQHNDFISRKQEGTGRWFLESMKFQVWLKTTEQTLFCPGIPGAGKTIMTAIVVNHLLANFRNDPQIGIAYVYCNFRQQDEQTAEKLLTSLLKQLAQGQSPLPKTVKDLYDKYEKSRTRPSLYEITVTLHSIAAAYSRTFIVIDALDECQDLSRLRLLDEIFDLQGKTGANIFATSRISDTIKRRFDGYPTAEISANERDVLAYLDEQLSLRRSEIINGDIRDKIRAGVLRAADGMFLLATFHIDTIMSQPTRGEIKEALQKLGRGVEGLHEIYKQAMERIEGHADAIRSLAKRTLIWIIHAKRPLSITEIQHALAVREHMTALDTDYMPDVKDLKSICAGLVTTDEESGIIRLVHYTTQEFFQKTQGKWFPDAEAYISKICIAYLSLNTFSFGHTRDELEERMESYPLYFYAANNWGHHARETPTIGQEVMNFLEFPRDFWHNGFEPALTKMTGLHLAACFENVTNNHERVVKLLLEAGVNVNSENFLYAGTPLLQAVANGNVVVAKLLLKHGATVDLKPRKGITPLFLAIECGHEEVVQLLLENGFDINLKDQQGRTPLILAVENGHVAIVQLLLHRGADINLTDSNGGRTPLSYAAEKGHTAIVQLLLDKGANVHLEDRFGRTPLSYAAMKGREVIIRLLLDKGAYIDPKDISGRTPLSFAAGKGHKAIVQLLLDEGAYIDSEDVRGQTPLLLAQRKGRWKVMQLLLDRGAESKNLPSHDVGSIAISSRRDSFRAYLRSRPKFI from the exons ATGTCGAAGAGAGACTTTGAGTGTGCGGATAACCAAGAACCCGGGTTAGGagggagggcgaggaggggcAGTGATCATGCGGCGGCTCCTCTACGGAAGTTGAAGCCTGATGAATATACCGTCGGGTGGATCTGCGCCATAAAGGTAGAGTACGTTGCTGCGCAAGAgtttcttgatgaagaacaCGAGGGGCTGGAATATGTGCCCCCTCATGATAACAATAACTACGCATTAGGCAGCATCGGGAAGCACAATGTTGTCATCGCCACCCTTCCCCTGGGAGAATATGGGATATCGTCGGCAGCAACTGTTGCTAGGGACATGATGCACTCCTTTCAGAACGTTAGAATCGGGTTGATGGTCGGCATTGGGGGCGGAGCTCCAAGCAAACGCCATGACATCCGTCTTGGTGACATTGTAGTCAGCGCTCCAAGGAACGGCAACGGTGGGCTGCTCCAGTACGACTTTGGCAAGAATATTCAGGGCCAAGATTTCTTGGCTACGGGATTTTTGAACCAACCACCCGTTGTTCTGCGGACAGCACTGGCAGGGATTCAGGCTCAATACGAGAGGAAAGGCCATCGGATTGAAGAAGCAGTCAACAGTGTTCTTGAGAACAACAAGAGGCTACGCCGCCAGTATAAAAAACCGGACCAAAGCAGTGACAGATTATATCCCACTGGAGTCGTCCATCCAAGCACCAAGGAAAGCTGCATCGTTACATGTGATGAATCTGAGCTGATAACACGACCTGAAagagatgaggacgaggataGCCCGGCAATTCATTATGGCCTGATAGCTTCAGCAAACCAACTGATGAAGAACGCCTTACTTCGAGATAAGCTTGCAGCAGAGAAGGACGTATTATgcttcgagatggaggcggcAGGACTGATGAATCACTTCCCTTGCTTGGTTATCCGTGGTATATGTGACTACTCAGATTCccacaagaacaaggagtGGCAAGGCTACGCAGCCATGGTAGCAGCTGCGTATGCAAAAGACCTTCTATACCGGATCGCCCCGAGTAGCATTAcagcagagaagaggatCATCGATATTCTCTCAG ATGTTCAAGAAACGGTCAATGGCATGGAAAAGAATGTCCATAAATTGATCCATAAACAATATAGCCAAGAACACCGAGCTATCCTGGACTGGCTTACGCCTATCGACTACGCTCCGCAGCACAACGATTTCATTAGCAGGAAACAAGAAGGAACAGGTCGGTGGTTCCTAGAATCTATGAAGTTCCAAGTGTGGTTGAAGACTACCGAACAGACACTCTTTTGTCCCGGCATCCCTGGAGCTGGCAAAACCATCATGACAGCAATAGTGGTCAACCATCTATTAGCCAATTTTCGGAATGACCCGCAAATCGGTATTGCATACGTGTATTGTAATTTTCGGCAACAAGACGAGCAAACGGCCGAAAAATTGCTCACGAGTCTGCTAAAGCAGTTAGCCCAGGGCCAATCACCTCTGCCAAAGACTGTTAAAGACCTCTACGACAAATACGAGAAGAGCCGGACACGGCCATCGCTGTATGAAATCACGGTAACACTCCATTCTATAGCTGCAGCGTATTCGAGAACCTTTATCGTAATCGATGCTCTGGACGAATGCCAAGACTTGAGTCGGCTGAGGCTCCTCGACGAAATATTCGACCTTCAGGGAAAGACTGGTGCAAATATCTTTGCGACTTCTCGGATTAGTGACACCATAAAAAGGCGCTTCGATGGATATCCAACTGCCGAAATCTCTGCGAACGAAAGAGATGTGCTGGCCTACTTAGACGAGCAACTGTCACTGCGGCGCTCGGAGATCATTAATGGTGACATTCGAGACAAAATCAGAGCTGGAGTGCTTAGAGCTGCTGATGGAAT GTTCCTCCTTGCGACCTTTCACATTGACACAATCATGAGCCAGCCTACAAGAGGAGAAATTAAGGAGGCCTTACAAAAATTAGGCAGGGGTGTGGAAGGGTTACATGAAATATACAAGCAAGCAATGGAGAGGATCGAAGGCCACGCAGACGCTATTCGGTCCCTTGCAAAACGGACCCTGATCTGGATTATACACGCCAAAAGACCTCTTTCTATCACAGAGATACAGCATGCGCTTGCAGTTAGGGAACATATGACGGCGCTCGACACCGACTACATGCCAGATGTGAAAGACCTAAAATCTATATGTGCTGGGCTGGTGACGACCGATGAAGAAAGTGGAATTATCCGGCTAGTCCACTACACAACTCAAGAATTCTTTCAGAAGACGCAGGGAAAATGGTTTCCTGATGCTGAGGCTTATATCTCGAAAATCTGCATTGCATACCTGTCATTGAATACTTTCAGCTTCGGCCACACGCGTGATGAACTTGAAGAGCGTATGGAATCCTACCCGCTGTATTTTTATGCCGCAAATAATTGGGGACATCATGCTCGAGAGACTCCCACGATAGGTCAGGAAGTCATGAATTTTCTAGA ATTTCCAAGGGATTTTTGGCACAATGGATTCGAACCAGCTCTTACGAAAATGACGGGGCTGCACCTGGCGGCGTGCTTTG AGAACG TCACGAACAACCATGAGAGAGTTgtcaagctgcttcttgaagCCGGCGTCAATGTCAACTCAGAAAATTTCCTCTACGCAGGCACTCCCCTGTTGCAGGCTGTAGCAAACGGaaatgtcgtcgtcgctaAGTTACTCCTCAAACACGGCGCGACGGTTGACCTGAAACCTAGGAAGGGTATTACACCACTCTTTTTAGCCATCGAGTGCGGGCACGAAGAAGTtgtgcagcttctccttgaaaATG GTTTTGATATCAACTTGAAGGATCAACAGGGTCGGACCCCGCTCATATTGGCGGTGGAGAACGGGCATGTGGCTATTGTTCAGCTATTGCTTCATAGAGGAGCTGATATCAACTTGACGGATAGTAACGGCGGCCGGACTCCGTTATCATATGCGGCAGAGAAGGGTCACACAGCCATTGTTCAGCTGTTGCTAGATAAAG GTGCCAATGTTCACTTGGAGGATAGATTCGGGCGGACACCGCTATCATACGCAGCAATGAAGGGGCGTGAGGTTATTATTCGGCTACTGCTTGATAAAGGCGCTTATATCGACCCAAAGGATATCAGCGGCCGGACACCGCTATCATTCGCAGCAGGGAAGGGGCATAAGGCTATCGTTCAGCTACTTCTTGATGAAGGCGCTTATATCGACTCAGAGGATGTCCGCGGACAGACGCCGCTATTATTAGCACAACGGAAAGGACGCTGGAAAGTTATGCAGTTACTATTAGACAGAGGTGCTGAGAGCAAAAATCTCCCATCTCATGATGTAGGCAGCATAGCTATTTCTTCTCGCCGTGATTCTTTTAGGGCCTATCTTAGAAGCAGGCCGAAATTTATATAG